The Daucus carota subsp. sativus chromosome 7, DH1 v3.0, whole genome shotgun sequence genome window below encodes:
- the LOC108194114 gene encoding probable carboxylesterase 8: METDSSAVNAIDEAYNFLQAVPNPDGSLTRSEFFPSVPPSPELVAGSASENQLALSKDIQLNTKNQTFLRLYRPTNHTEKLPIIIDFHGGGFVIGSAASAPFHEIWNGASAFAPSLVISVDYRLAPEHRLPAAYDDALEAIMWVRDQAREVNTRDPWMKDLADYSNVYIMGTSAGGNIAYHANLLALDADMSPVQIKGLILNQPFFGGVQRTQSEERLSTNPNLPLNVSDLMWQLALPLGSDRDHEYSNPLISCNPKIKQLTRCLMRGFEGDPLVDRIKGLVKMLEASGVQVVAKIEDGGCHGAELNDQSKVQELCLQIKDFIYSS; this comes from the coding sequence ATGGAAACAGATTCCTCTGCCGTTAATGCTATTGATGAAGCTTACAATTTCCTGCAAGCTGTTCCGAATCCGGATGGTTCACTCACCCGATCTGAATTTTTCCCCAGCGTTCCTCCCTCACCCGAACTCGTAGCTGGCTCAGCATCTGAAAACCAGCTAGCTCTCTCCAAAGACATTCAACTTAACACAAAAAACCAGACCTTTCTTCGCCTCTATCGCCCTACCAACCACACTGAGAAGCTTCCCATAATCATTGATTTTCATGGGGGAGGTTTCGTTATTGGTAGCGCTGCATCAGCTCCctttcatgaaatctggaacgGTGCTTCTGCTTTTGCCCCTTCTTTAGTCATAAGCGTTGATTATCGTCTAGCACCAGAGCACCGTCTTCCAGCTGCGTATGATGATGCTTTGGAAGCCATAATGTGGGTACGTGATCAAGCCAGAGAAGTCAATACTCGTGATCCTTGGATGAAGGACTTGGCTGATTATTCCAATGTTTATATTATGGGTACCAGCGCCGGTGGTAATATTGCTTACCATGCAAATTTACTTGCTCTGGACGCGGATATGAGTCCGGTCCAGATCAAAGGGTTGATACTGAATCAGCCCTTTTTTGGAGGGGTTCAACGAACACAGTCTGAAGAAAGGTTAAGCACTAATCCAAATTTACCGTTAAATGTCAGTGATCTGATGTGGCAGCTGGCATTACCGCTGGGATCTGATCGCGACCACGAGTATTCCAATCCCTTAATCAGTTGTAATCCAAAGATCAAACAGTTAACAAGGTGTTTGATGAGAGGGTTTGAAGGGGATCCACTTGTGGATAGAATAAAGGGATTAGTGAAGATGCTAGAGGCCAGTGGTGTGCAGGTGGTGGCCAAGATTGAAGACGGAGGGTGTCATGGTGCAGAGTTAAATGATCAAAGTAAGGTTCAAGAATTGTGTTTACAGATCAAGGATTTCATTTACTCTTCTT
- the LOC135146721 gene encoding probable carboxylesterase 8, with protein MERDSSAIDEPYKFLKIVPNSDGSVTRFELFPRVPPTPEVTEPEKQLALSKDITLNAENKTFLRLYRPVKCDNKLPVIIDFHAGGFVILSATSEPFHDMWTRASALAPALVITVEYRLAPENRLPAAYEDAVEAIMWVRDQAREVEGCDPWMKELADYSNVHVMGTSAGGNIVYHAALRVLDVDISPVQIKGLIMNQPFFGGVERTPSEEKLSRNPVLPLSVIDLLWVLALPPGCDRDHEYSNPLDGGGDPKIERLPRCLIRGFELDPLVDRIKKLAKMLDERGVKVVAKIDEGGCHGAEIIDLGKLQELFLQIKDFIYSS; from the coding sequence ATGGAACGAGACTCCTCTGCCATTGACGAGCCCTACAAGTTCCTTAAAATCGTTCCCAACTCCGATGGTTCTGTCACAAGATTCGAACTCTTTCCCCGCGTTCCCCCAACCCCTGAAGTCACCGAACCTGAAAAACAACTCGCTCTGTCGAAAGACATTACCCTCAACGCAGAAAATAAAACATTTCTCCGTCTCTACCGCCCTGTCAAATGTGATAATAAGCTTCCTGTAATAATTGATTTTCACGCGGGAGGTTTTGTGATATTGAGCGCTACATCCGAGCCTTTTCATGATATGTGGACACGTGCCTCTGCTTTAGCCCCTGCTTTGGTTATAACGGTGGAATATCGGTTGGCGCCTGAGAATCGGCTTCCAGCCGCGTATGAGGACGCGGTGGAGGCTATTATGTGGGTGCGTGATCAAGCGAGGGAGGTTGAGGGTTGTGATCCGTGGATGAAAGAGCTGGCTGATTATTCTAATGTTCATGTTATGGGTACGAGCGCGGGTGGTAATATTGTTTACCATGCAGCTTTACGTGTTCTGGACGTGGACATAAGTCCCGTCCAGATAAAAGGGCTGATTATGAATCAGCCCTTTTTTGGCGGGGTGGAGAGAACCCCGTCAGAGGAAAAGTTAAGTAGAAATCCGGTTTTACCATTGTCAGTGATTGATTTGTTGTGGGTATTGGCTCTGCCTCCTGGATGTGATCGTGATCACGAGTATTCTAATCCGTTGGATGGTGGAGGTGATCCGAAGATTGAAAGACTGCCGAGGTGTTTGATAAGAGGGTTTGAATTGGATCCATTGGTGGATAGAATAAAGAAGCTTGCGAAGATGTTGGATGAACGCGGGGTGAAGGTAGTGGCCAAGATTGACGAGGGAGGGTGTCACGGGGCGGAGATTATTGATCTAGGAAAGCTGCAGGAATTGTTTCTGCAGATTAAGGATTTCATCTactcttcttga